CCTTGACAGGTGAAGTCCATTTATATGCATGCCTGCCACTCCATGCCACCCTTATCCCCAGGACATGACATGGATATCAAAAGCCCTGAGTCCTGCATTCAGTTCTCTACCTGCCACCCTGAAATTACCCACCTTCCCTGGGAGTGAGGATCATGTGACACTTACTGAACTGTTGGGGCAAGGAGGCTAACAAAGTGGGCTTGGGGTACTCTATTCCTCCTGTGCGTTTCCTGACCCCCCAAAGCACAGGAAACCCCCTTCCTAGCTCTAGGAGCCCCAGGCTCAGTGTGGACCCCACAGAAACATAAATGATACCCAAGTGAGAGGAACTCAGCCTACTGACCTAAGGAGGGGCTGGCAattttttatttggttacagtagATTCTTGCAAAGCCGTTGGTGCAAGGGCCCCAAATGGGCCTGTGCTGAGCTCACACAGGGCCCTTGCCGAAAGCTACTATGTAGTAGGCAATGGTGGTAGCCTGCAGATAGAGAACCTTACTTCTGATGGGGAAGCCTATGACTATCTTGGGTGTAGTGGTGGGGCTCACTGAACCTGTGATCTTCCTGTATCCACTTCCCAAGTGGCACAGTtgcaggcatatgccaccacctgTGGGCTTGTTGAAACAGGGCAAAGTGACACAATTTGGGAAGTTCCATTTCCCTTGCCTCCATGGAGTAGAGAAAGGCGGCACTTCCTCCTGGCGGCACCCTCATCGTCTTCTCCCTGAAACGCCTTTTCACCCCACCAGGCTTTTGGTTTTCACTTGAGTCACATCTGAGGGAAACGTTCTGACAGAAGAGACACCAACATCCCCTGGAGACAGGCGACCTTTCTGCAGACCAGGGAGGGCAGGAAAAGGGTTAAAAGGCCACTATGCAAGCGATCTGGTAGAGATGGTTTGGGGAACAGAGGTCAACTCCTGAGATTTCTTTCCCCATGCAATGAGTGGATAGGCAGAACTAGGGGGCTAAGTGTCCTGTCAACTACCCCAACACTTGGCAAGTGATGTGGATGATGGCAGTGACAGATGCCAGGTGACACCATCTTTTATATAGGGTATTGCCCACTAAGGTCACAAGATAGATGCCACCCTCTGTTCCCTGGGGCTGCCAGAGATATGAATCAAAGAAGGGCAAATTTTAGTTCAGGGTGGCTGGTATTTGCTTCAGACTTGGAATTTCTGGgactatatttttaattagccatagaaaatttaaaactggAGGGAAAATCAAAGCATAAAGAAAGACCAGGTTGCTATATCCTCCAGGCTACGCGAAGCTCGGGGATTGCTTGGGGAGGCGAGCCAGCTGCAAGGATATGCCAGACCAAGTTTGCAACTCCTGGGTCAGCAGGCGCTTGGTGTCCTCCGAGGCTCTTGACTCTCTTGAAGTTCTTAGTACAGCTCAGGGTCCCACCCGGCCCGGCAAGCTCCCTGCCGCGCCTGCGGTCTCAGGGTCCTGAGAGCTGTCCTCGGTGGCGCTGGCCGAACGTGTGCTGTCATCACGCGTGCTGTCCTCGCGCAGGGCCGGTTCAGGGCTGGCCGCGCGCTGTTGCTGCTCCTTGAGCTCCGAGTAGGAGCGCGAGAAGGTGTGGAAGATGGAGGTGACAGGGAAGGCCATGAGCAGGATGCCGCTGAGGATGCTGCTCAGCGCCACCACCTGGCCCGGAAGGCTGCGCGGCACCATGTCTCCATAGCCCACGGTGGTCATGGAGATGACTGCCCACCAGTAGCTGGCAGGGACGCTGGAGAAGTCCCGGTGAGCGCCCAGCTCGCGCTCAGCCAGGTGCACGAGCGGCGCGAAGAGCGCCATGGCCACGcagaggaagagcagcagcagtccGAACTCGCGCGCGCAGCGGCGCACGGTGAGGCCAAGCGAGCGCAGCCCCAACGAGTGGCGCGCCAGGCGCATCACGTAGAGCACGCGCAGCGCCCGCAGCAGCCGCAGCACCAGACCCGCGCGCTCCAGCATCTTGCTGCCAGTGGGCCCTGCCGCCAGTCCCGCGAGCAGCGACACGTAGAAGGGCAGGATGGCCAGGATGTCGATGATGGCAAGCGGCGTCCGGAGGAAGGCGCACTTGCTCTCGGCCTGCAGGGAGCGCAGCAGGAACTCGAAGGAGAACCAGGCCACGCACACCGTCTCCAGCACGAATAGGTTGCGGCACTTTGTGGAGCACTCGCCCTATGGAGAAGAGGAACATCGGGTTGGCGGACGGGCGGTGGCCATGAGGAagtcaggaagggaaggaggatgtCACACAGACTCGCACCAGGGACATCTGGGAGTAGGGGAAGGGTATAGAAGAATTTGGCTGAAAAAGCCCAATCTGCCCCCCCCTTattcttttgaagatttatttgacaccattttttttttttatgcgaGCCGATAAGCAGGCTGACTCAGGAAACCGGAAAGGCATTTAAAACCAGGGACCACCCACCACGGAGCATCTCTGACTAGATCTGTGAGATGCCCACAATAAAGTTCTGGATGAGTAGACTAACTTTCCACTCTTAGACAGTTGGGAAAAGAGACAAAGGGAATCCTCGGGCACAGAAAGATGAGGGCAGGGATACCTAAACAGAGAGCAGACCTGAGACCCTGATTCTTACAAAGACCGCAATCGACAGGTTTCACACAACTAAACAGGAAGCACGGGGGTGGGGGACACGGCTACCGCCACcaacaaggaaaaggaaaaaagactaCACTGTGTATAGTGTGCCTGAACTTGGATAATTCGGATGCAATGGAGGAATTCTAGAATGATAAAACAGAAAGAGACTTGGGAAGAAAGTCTGAAGCAAGCCTGGAGACCAGAGTCCAAGGCCAGGAGGTTAAACAGCAGTGAGCCCACCCAGTGGTCCAGATGGCCCTACATTAGTGTTCCACGATGTCCAAGTATTAACTTGTCTGAGTTATTAACACTAACCATGACAAAACAAGAGTGAAGGAGATACTTCTGAGCGACACAAAACCCAGACAGCGTCATCTTCAGAAAACTATAGAAAGACAGGGTCTCGGGTCTGCCTTCCAACCCTGGcccttgggagatggaagcaggagaatcaggaattcaagcccatTTTCAACTATGTATGCAGTTGAGGCTAGACTCAGTTACACTAGTCCCTCTCAGAGACAAAAGTGAAAACAGCAACAATAGAGTCTAAAGTAAAAGAGAAGCCAGCAGCAGACAGAAGACTTAGAAACCATGGTGGAGGAGGGGCtctgagacagct
This DNA window, taken from Mus caroli chromosome 18, CAROLI_EIJ_v1.1, whole genome shotgun sequence, encodes the following:
- the Kcng2 gene encoding potassium voltage-gated channel subfamily G member 2, with protein sequence MARLLGHPEAPDAEPGSAGRRGRGGRGARARHVIINVGGCRVRLAWAALARCPLARLERLRACRGHDELLRVCDDYDVSRDEFFFDRSPCAFRAIVALLRAGKLRLLRGPCALAFRDELAYWGIDEARLERCCLRRLRRREEEAAEASAAQPARGPPTSPGRALGSGRLERGRRRLRDVVENPHSGLAGRLFAYVSVAFVAVTAVGLCLSTMPDVRAEEERGECSTKCRNLFVLETVCVAWFSFEFLLRSLQAESKCAFLRTPLAIIDILAILPFYVSLLAGLAAGPTGSKMLERAGLVLRLLRALRVLYVMRLARHSLGLRSLGLTVRRCAREFGLLLLFLCVAMALFAPLVHLAERELGAHRDFSSVPASYWWAVISMTTVGYGDMVPRSLPGQVVALSSILSGILLMAFPVTSIFHTFSRSYSELKEQQQRAASPEPALREDSTRDDSTRSASATEDSSQDPETAGAAGSLPGRVGP